One genomic region from Candidatus Omnitrophota bacterium encodes:
- the xseB gene encoding exodeoxyribonuclease VII small subunit yields the protein MSEKKTASKKDFEKDLKRLEDIVALLEKGEAPLDESIKLFEEGIEKAAEMKKSLEEAKRKIEIISKKSGLVTTEKFDEEEF from the coding sequence ATGAGCGAAAAGAAAACCGCTTCCAAAAAAGATTTTGAAAAGGACCTGAAGCGCCTTGAGGATATCGTGGCTCTTCTTGAAAAGGGGGAGGCCCCGCTGGATGAGTCAATAAAACTTTTTGAAGAGGGGATAGAGAAGGCCGCCGAGATGAAAAAAAGTCTGGAGGAAGCCAAGAGGAAAATAGAGATAATCTCAAAGAAGAGCGGCCTTGTCACGACGGAGAAATTTGATGAAGAAGAGTTCTGA